Below is a window of Candidatus Cybelea sp. DNA.
GGCTGCGGGCCTGCGAGCGCGAGATATCGGCCTGCTCGGCGACGGCGTCGTCGAGACGGAGGCGCCGGCCGCGCCTTACCTCCGGCACCGCCGCGGCCGCGACCCCGGCATCAGCACGCCGAGAGTGCGGGCGGCTTAAAGAGCAGCAGAGCGATCTTATTGTCGCCGTCCAACTGGATCGTTACGTCGTCGGTGCCTTTTGCAAAATACGCGACGAACTTCGTCTGCACGACCTCAACCTTTTCGAAAGCGCCGAGCGAGCTCTTGAGGTTGGCGATGACGTCATCGATTTTGCTTGCGGGTATCTGGGCGAGAAACTCGGCGCTAAACCAAGCCGGGTCGGCGTGACCGTTGCGCAGCATCGTCTCCAGCCGGCTCTTAGCGATATCGGTCGCCGAAGTCGGTGCCGAAGTCTGTGCCAAAGCCGGCACCGCCGCCGCCAAAAACCAGACGGCTAGCAGAGCGAGGATTATTGGTCGACGCATCATCGACGCTTCTCTCTTGCCTCATAGTCGCTTCCCTGCTTGGGCCCGCATCTTTATCATGAGGCCCTAAAGAAATCTACGCAAAATGCTGTAGACTTTGATAGACTAGAGCGCGATGGAACCGGAGAAGAACCCGTACGTTCCGACTGCCGGAGCCCCGCCTGCCGTTCTGGTGGGCCGCGAACCGCTCATCGAGGCTTTCCGAACGACCCTCGCGCGGGTCATGGCCGGGCGCGCCGAGCAAAGCGTCATCCCCTACGGGCTGCGCGGGGTGGGCAAGACCGTTCTGCTCAATTCCTTTGTCGGCGATGCCAAGCGAGCCGGCTATATCGTCGCCTATCTCGAGGCCGACGAGCAGCGATCGTTTCTGCACAAACTCGCCATCGAGCTGCAGTCGATTCTCTTTTCGCTCGATACACCGGCGCGGGTGAACGAGTTCGCCAAGCATGCAATGCGCGTATTCAAGTCGTTCACCGTTCGCCTCGGCTTCGACGGACTGAGCGCTAGCATCGGTGTCGAGCCGGAGCGCGGCCTCGGCGACAGCGGCGATCTTCAGGTCGACCTAACGGCCCTATTGGTCAGCATCGGCGAAGCGGCCCGCGCTCAGGAAACGGCCGTGCTCCTCGCCGTCGACGAGGCGCAGTATCTATTGGAGGCCGAGCTTTCGTCGATCATCATGGCGATGCATCGAATCAATCAGCTTTCGCTCCCGGTACTCTTCGTAGCGACCGGGCTGCCGCAGATTCTCCAGCGCTTGGGCGAAGCGAAATCGTACGCAGAACGCCTCTTCAACTTTTGTCCGATCGGTGCGTTGAGCAAAAGCGAGGCGCGCGAGGCGATCGTTGTGCCGGCGAAGTCCGAGCGCGTCGCCTACACTGCGAGCGCGGTAACGCGCATCATCGCGGTCAGCGGCGGGTATCCGTTCTTCGTACAGCTCTTCGCCTACGACGTGTGGAATGCGGCGAGCTCGTCGCCCATCGACGTCGACGTCGTGAACGCAATCGAGCCGGTGACGCTTTCCAAACTCGACAATGGCTTCTTCAGCGTCCGTTACCGGCGCTGCAGCCCGCGAGAGCGGTTCTACCTGCGAGCGATGGCCGAACTCGGAGCGGGGCCGTATAGTTCGCAAGAGGTCGCCGACATTGCCGGCAGCACGCAGCGTCAGCTCGGTCCGCCGCGCGACTCGCTCATCAAAAAAGGCATGATCTACAGCCCCGAACACGGGCGGATCGATTTTACCGTTCCGCTTTTCGACGCATTTATGCGGCGCATCGAACCCGATTTCAGGCCGATGCCGCAAACCGCTGCCGACGAGAGTTAGTTAAGAGCGCCGCCTTAGAAGGGCAGTTCGCCGTCGAGCTCCGCAGCGTTTGCAGCACCTTCGGAGGGACGAGCCTCGGCCATTGCCTCTTCCACCTGCGTCTGCGCGTTCTTGAGCAGCGCCTCGCACTCGCGCGCAAGGCTCTTGCCCTCTTTGAACAACGCGATCGACTCTTCGAGGCTGGGCTGGCCGTTCTGAAGGAGGTTGACAATGGCATCGATTCGATCCAGCTTTGCCTCGAAGCTCTTAGGGTCTGACGCCTTACTCATCGAGGCTCACCGTTTCCACGCGCGCCTCGACGCTCCCGCGCGCCAGTTTCGCATCGATGGAGTCTCCCGGCGCGACGTCGCCTGCGTCCCGCAGCGCGCGGCCGGCGAACGTTACGATCGCATAGCCGCGCTGCAGGGGCATCTCGGGATCGGATGAGTCCAGCCGGCTTCTCGCTAGGGCGAGCGCGTTCTGGCGTTGCGCAAAGACGAGCCTCGATACGGACGCGAGGCGTTCGTGCCGAGTCCCGACGGCTCGCTCGCGCTGTCCGAACGCATTCGCCGGCCAGGCGCCCAACCGCGTGCTGGATTCCGTCAAACGCCGCGCCTGGCGCCCGACTCGAGCGACCGGATTGTGATCCGAGACCCGGCGCTGCGCGTCGCTAACGCGTCTTTGGAGCACCATGAGCGTCCGCTCCCAAGCCCGACCGACAAGTTCGTCCGCGCGATCCGCGCGCTGCGAGCGGTCGGCCAGAATCTCCGCGATGCCGTTGTCGAGCAAGATTCGCAAGCGCGCGAGTTTTTCGTCGCCCGATTGCCAGAGGTTCGCGATGAACTGCGCCGCGTTCGACGGCGTTTCGCACTCGAGATCGGCAACTTCATCGGCCAGATGGTGATCCGCGGTGTGGCCGATCCCGGTGACGACCGGCGTTTTCGTCCGGACGATCGCCCGGACGACCGGCTCGCAATTGAACGAAAATAGATCCTCGTACGAGCCGCCGCCGCGAGCCAGAACGATGACGTCGGCGCCCAGCACGTCGGCTTTGTCGAGCGCTTGGGCGAGGTCGACGTCCGCGCCGAGTCCTTGCACTCTGGTTTCGATGAAATGAATCCGGACGTACGGTGCGCGCGCCTTCATCGTTTGCAAAAAGTCTTCGGCGCCTTTACCCCGCGCCGAAACCAGCGCGACGACGTTCGGAAAGCGCGGAATCTTGCGTTTGCGGCTCTGCTCGAAGAATCCGAGCGCGCGAAATCGCTCTTTGAGTGCCTCGTACTGGCGAAAGAGCTCGCCGATCCCGGTGAACTCGACGCTGTCGACGAGCAGCTCGTAGCGGCTGCGCCATTCGGCTAAGCGCACCTTGCCGTAAGCGACGACCGCCGAACCGAGCGTCACCGGTGGAAAATTTCGGGCGCGGCTATGGTGGGCGAAACACTGCAATACCGCCTGGGAATCCTTGAGCGTGAAGTAAATGCCGTTCGCTCTGGGCGTCCATTCCGAGACTTCGCCGCTGATTCCAATATAATCGAAGGCGCGAACGCGGCGGAATACTTCCTGCAGACGCTTTGAGAACTCGCCGACGGTAACGACGACTTTGGCCGGCGTCACGGCGGAGCGGATGGTGAAGGCTCCGTGAGCGGTGGCGCGGGCGTCGGCGGAAGCGTCGGAGGCGGAGGGAGCGTCGGCGGCGGCGTCGCGTCTGCGGGCGGCACCGTCGGCTGCGCGAGCCCTTCGGTCGCCGGCTGCGAGACGTCGTCGGGCATTTGCGCGGTGTAGCCGCCGCAACCGTACTGCGGTTCGGTTCCCTTCAAGAAGTACTCGTATCCGCGGCCGCACCCCGCAACCTTCGCAACCTCATCGGCGGGGAACGGGAAGTCGTGCGCCGGCGTCCCCGCCAGCGCCGCTTTCATGAAACGGGCCCAGACGCGCGCGGGAATATTTCCACCGTACGATTCATTCATCGGCGTGTAATCGTCGTTGCCCAACCAAACGGCGGTGACGAGATCGGGCGTATAGCCGACGAACCACGCATCGCGGAAGTTGGAGGTCGTGCCCGTCTTTCCGGCGGCGGGGCGCCCGATGATCGCGTTGGGATAGCCGGTTCCGTGATTGATGACGTCTTCGAGCATCGAGGTCATGATGAAGGCGGTTCCGGCGCTTACGACGTCGTTTGCCGTCGGATAGCGGTTATCCAGGACTACGCTGCCCAGCGAGTCTTTTACGATGCGGAACGGTGTGGCGTCGACGTGCAGCCCTTGATTTGCCAGCGTCGAATAGCCGCTGGCCTGATCGAGCACGGACACGACCGACGATCCGAGCGCGAGGGAAAGGTTCGCTTCCAGCGGCGCGGTGATCCCCATGCGATGGGCGTAGTCGATGACCCGGTCGAGGCCGACGCGCTCGGCCAGCTTGACCGCGACGACGTTACGCGAAAGCGTGAGAGCCTCGCGAAGCGAGATCGCGCCCATATAGCTGTGATCGTCATCCTGCGGCGACCACTGCGTACCGTCTCCCATCGGATAGCTCACCGGCGTGTCGTCGATGATCGTGCTCGCCGGCATGCCGGAATCGATCGCCGCGGTGTAGTCGTAGATCTTAAACGACGAGCCGGGCTGTCTCCGTGCCTGCCAGGCCCGATTATACTGATTGGTGAGGGAGAATCCCGTGCCGCCCACCATTGCGAGGATCTCGCCGGTCGACGGGCGCAAAGCGACGAGCGCCGCTTCGTGCGCTCCAATCCCTTCGGCGGCCGCCTGATGCACGCCCCACGTTACGGCGTCTTGGGCGATGTCTTGCATGTGCTGGTCCAGCGTGGTGTAGACCTGTAGCCCGCCTTCCTCGACGGCGCTCGCACCGAAAAGGTGTTCGAGCTGCGCGATTGCGTAGGTCGTAAAGTACGGATAGCGGTAACCCTGCAAGCCCGTCGCCCGCTCTGTAATCAGGCCGAGCGGCTCGTCGTATGCTGCATCCGCCTGCGCCGCGGTGACGTAGCCGCTCTCGACCATACGATCGAGTACGTGGCGTTCGCGCTCCCGAGCCAAGTCCATATTGGCAAAGGGCGAGTAGTCGGAGGGTGCGGCCACGACGCCGGCCAGCATCGCCGCTTGTCCGAGGCCCAGTCCGCTCAGGCCGCGCCCGAAATAAGTATGCGCGGCGGCGTCGACGCCGTAGGCGCCCCCGCCCAGGTAGATGATGTTCAGGTAACGTTCGAGGATCTCGTCCTTCGTGTAGTAGCGCTCGATCTCGATGGCAAGCAGCGCCTCTTGAACCTTGCGCGAGAGACTGACCTGATCGCTGAGAAAGAGCCGACGCGCCAACTGCTGGGTGATCGTCGACGCGCCCTGTATCTGCTGGTGCGTGAGGTCCGCGAACGCCGCTCTGATGATTCCGCCGGCGTCGACGCCGTGGTGCGAGTAAAAGTTATGGTCCTCATTGGCGATGAACGCCTCGCGCACCACCGTGGGAATGCGCGCGAGCGGCACCCAGACGCGATTCTCCTTGTAGACGGCCGCAAGCTGCGTTCCGTCGCGAGCGAAGATGCGCGTCGTGCTGGCCGGCTGGTAGTCGGCCATCCGGCTGATATCGGGAAGGTTGCGCCCGTAAGCGGCGACCATCCCGGCGACGGTGCCGACTGCAAAGAGCACGACGAGAAAGACCGCGATGCCCAAGCCGCGCAGGAAGCGCATCGACGGGCTGCGACGCTTACCCTTTCGCGTTGACGACCGCACTGAGTACTCCGTTCACAAAGCGCCCCGAATCCTCGGT
It encodes the following:
- the xseA gene encoding exodeoxyribonuclease VII large subunit yields the protein MTPAKVVVTVGEFSKRLQEVFRRVRAFDYIGISGEVSEWTPRANGIYFTLKDSQAVLQCFAHHSRARNFPPVTLGSAVVAYGKVRLAEWRSRYELLVDSVEFTGIGELFRQYEALKERFRALGFFEQSRKRKIPRFPNVVALVSARGKGAEDFLQTMKARAPYVRIHFIETRVQGLGADVDLAQALDKADVLGADVIVLARGGGSYEDLFSFNCEPVVRAIVRTKTPVVTGIGHTADHHLADEVADLECETPSNAAQFIANLWQSGDEKLARLRILLDNGIAEILADRSQRADRADELVGRAWERTLMVLQRRVSDAQRRVSDHNPVARVGRQARRLTESSTRLGAWPANAFGQRERAVGTRHERLASVSRLVFAQRQNALALARSRLDSSDPEMPLQRGYAIVTFAGRALRDAGDVAPGDSIDAKLARGSVEARVETVSLDE
- a CDS encoding ATP-binding protein, whose product is MEPEKNPYVPTAGAPPAVLVGREPLIEAFRTTLARVMAGRAEQSVIPYGLRGVGKTVLLNSFVGDAKRAGYIVAYLEADEQRSFLHKLAIELQSILFSLDTPARVNEFAKHAMRVFKSFTVRLGFDGLSASIGVEPERGLGDSGDLQVDLTALLVSIGEAARAQETAVLLAVDEAQYLLEAELSSIIMAMHRINQLSLPVLFVATGLPQILQRLGEAKSYAERLFNFCPIGALSKSEAREAIVVPAKSERVAYTASAVTRIIAVSGGYPFFVQLFAYDVWNAASSSPIDVDVVNAIEPVTLSKLDNGFFSVRYRRCSPRERFYLRAMAELGAGPYSSQEVADIAGSTQRQLGPPRDSLIKKGMIYSPEHGRIDFTVPLFDAFMRRIEPDFRPMPQTAADES
- a CDS encoding PBP1A family penicillin-binding protein, which produces MRSSTRKGKRRSPSMRFLRGLGIAVFLVVLFAVGTVAGMVAAYGRNLPDISRMADYQPASTTRIFARDGTQLAAVYKENRVWVPLARIPTVVREAFIANEDHNFYSHHGVDAGGIIRAAFADLTHQQIQGASTITQQLARRLFLSDQVSLSRKVQEALLAIEIERYYTKDEILERYLNIIYLGGGAYGVDAAAHTYFGRGLSGLGLGQAAMLAGVVAAPSDYSPFANMDLARERERHVLDRMVESGYVTAAQADAAYDEPLGLITERATGLQGYRYPYFTTYAIAQLEHLFGASAVEEGGLQVYTTLDQHMQDIAQDAVTWGVHQAAAEGIGAHEAALVALRPSTGEILAMVGGTGFSLTNQYNRAWQARRQPGSSFKIYDYTAAIDSGMPASTIIDDTPVSYPMGDGTQWSPQDDDHSYMGAISLREALTLSRNVVAVKLAERVGLDRVIDYAHRMGITAPLEANLSLALGSSVVSVLDQASGYSTLANQGLHVDATPFRIVKDSLGSVVLDNRYPTANDVVSAGTAFIMTSMLEDVINHGTGYPNAIIGRPAAGKTGTTSNFRDAWFVGYTPDLVTAVWLGNDDYTPMNESYGGNIPARVWARFMKAALAGTPAHDFPFPADEVAKVAGCGRGYEYFLKGTEPQYGCGGYTAQMPDDVSQPATEGLAQPTVPPADATPPPTLPPPPTLPPTPAPPLTEPSPSAPP
- the xseB gene encoding exodeoxyribonuclease VII small subunit; this encodes MSKASDPKSFEAKLDRIDAIVNLLQNGQPSLEESIALFKEGKSLARECEALLKNAQTQVEEAMAEARPSEGAANAAELDGELPF